Proteins encoded in a region of the Rutidosis leptorrhynchoides isolate AG116_Rl617_1_P2 chromosome 9, CSIRO_AGI_Rlap_v1, whole genome shotgun sequence genome:
- the LOC139867678 gene encoding inactive TPR repeat-containing thioredoxin TTL3-like yields the protein MADTPKHMAGKDMGCGFIGAIFGPKPRKTSSVPRLEASKEHRKTHFRVNHTSKRPPQTTTTQILYSGYSKPVHKHPPSLLKPNTKTLPTVVKKPDNTKYNSPSKGALYSVSQVTNVSYTKQLRKEPSFTSSELSLGTSGRGTPNSTGSTYRASSNHVLVPGHLGNLMKKKPDIRKGYNGKLGNINGNSVKKTDHEAFKNMGNEKYKQGRFDEAIALYTEAIGINSSIASYYSNRSAALIGLGKLIDAILDCKVAIRIDPSYHRAHYRLASLYLRFGEADKALSHYKCSGEKAERPDIAKVQAVKAQIVACLEARMVKDWKRLLKESRFAFSLGADSSPLVYAMQAEALLNLHRHDEAHLGFQNAPIIEVNISSKLFGSTVTTNFLMVQAQVYLAAGRFEEAVSVAIRASELDPREEVIKIARKKRALAKARAIGNKIFKASQFSEACNVYSEGLDHEPYNSVLLCNRAACRYKLGQFERAVEDCTIALNLRPSYAKARLRRAQCNAKLDRWEAAIQDYDVLNHETRGVEEVERESMEARMQLEKQHIADTKCVKLIDDCNTQEFGGFLITV from the exons ATGGCCGACACACCAAAGCATATGGCCGGAAAAGATATGGGTTGCGGCTTCATCGGTGCCATTTTCGGTCCGAAACCCCGAAAAACTTCATCGGTTCCTCGTCTTGAAGCCTCGAAAGAAcatcgtaaaactcattttcgagtaAACCATACTTCAAAAagaccaccacaaaccaccaccaccCAAATACTATACTCAGGATACTCAAAACCCGTTCACAAACACCCTCCTTCACTACTAAAACCCAACACCAAAACACTTCCAACCGTGGTTAAAAAACCGGATAATACCAAGTATAATTCACCATCAAAAGGTGCATTATATAGTGTGTCACAAGTAACAAATGTATCATACACTAAACAACTTAGAAAAGAGCCAAGTTTTACGTCTAGCGAGTTAAGTTTAGGAACATCGGGTCGTGGTACCCCAAATTCCACTGGTTCGACTTATCGAGCCTCATCGAACCATGTCCTGGTTCCGGGACATTTGGGAAATTTAATGAAGAAAAAACCGGATATCAGAAAAGGTTACAATGGGAAACTAGGAAATATTAATGGAAATTCGGTTAAGAAAACGGACCATGAGGCGTTTAAAAACATGGGTAACGAAAAGTACAAACAAGGACGGTTTGATGAAGCAATCGCATTGTATACAGAGGCAATAGGAATAAATTCGAGTATCGCTAGTTATTATAGTAATAGAAGTGCGGCTTTAATTGGTTTAGGAAAGCTTATTGATGCAATTCTTGATTGTAAAGTAGCTATTCGGATTGATCCTTCGTATCACCGGGCTCATTACCGTCTTGCATCTCTGTATCTTAG GTTTGGTGAAGCGGATAAAGCTTTGAGTCACTATAAGTGTTCGGGTGAGAAAGCCGAAAGGCCCGATATTGCAAAGGTACAAGCTGTTAAAGCACAAATTGTTGCGTGTTTGGAGGCTAGAATGGTGAAAGACTGGAAAAGATTATTAAAAGAAAGCCGATTTGCGTTTTCTTTGGGTGCAGATTCGTCTCCTCTG GTCTACGCTATGCAAGCCGAGGCGTTGCTAAACCTCCATAGGCACGATGAGGCACACTTGGGTTTTCAAAATGCACCAATTATCGAAGTTAACATATCATCCAAGTTATTCGGATCAACGGTTACTACTAACTTTTTAATGGTTCAAGCACAAGTTTATTTGGCAGCAGGCAG GTTTGAGGAGGCAGTAAGTGTTGCGATACGAGCATCAGAGCTAGACCCAAGAGAAGAGGTTATTAAAATAGCAAGGAAAAAACGAGCATTGGCGAAAGCTCGAGCAATTGGTAACAAGATATTCAAGGCATCACAATTTTCCGAAGCATGTAATGTATATAGTGAAGGATTGGATCATGAACCGTATAATTCAGTACTGTTATGCAATCGGGCTGCTTGTCGTTACAAACTAGGCCAGTTTGAGAGAGCGGTTGAAGATTGTACAATCGCCCTTAATTTGAGACCTTCGTACGCCAAGGCTAGACTTCGACGAGCCCAATGCAATGCCAAG TTAGATAGATGGGAGGCTGCAATTCAAGATTATGACGTTTTGAACCACGAAACACGAGGGGTTGAGGAAGTCGAGCGCGAATCTATGGAAGCTCGAATGCAACTTGAAAAGCAACACATTGCGGATACCAAATGTGTAAAACTGATCGATGATTGTAACACACAAGAATTTGGAGGTTTTTTAATCACTGTTTAA